From Halorubrum salinarum, the proteins below share one genomic window:
- a CDS encoding SRPBCC family protein has protein sequence MTNGDDAAGGPSAAGDDPFAASDAVTVAADPEAVFAFLDDPENHAAITPGLTDVRDVEPLENGGKRLAYTYRMAGVGIDGEIVQTVHDPPERHQFELRGRLTGTIDLRLAPVEGGTELTYAATYGLPENALTRVGAPVIRRFNERQLRAALRNVAAEFEADE, from the coding sequence ATGACGAACGGGGATGACGCGGCCGGCGGCCCGTCAGCGGCGGGCGACGACCCGTTCGCCGCGAGCGACGCGGTCACCGTCGCGGCCGACCCGGAGGCGGTGTTCGCGTTCCTCGACGACCCCGAGAACCACGCGGCGATCACGCCCGGGCTCACGGACGTGCGGGACGTCGAGCCGCTGGAGAACGGCGGGAAGCGGCTGGCGTACACCTATCGGATGGCGGGCGTCGGGATCGACGGCGAGATCGTCCAGACCGTCCACGACCCGCCCGAGCGCCACCAGTTCGAGCTCCGCGGGCGCCTCACCGGCACCATCGACCTCCGGCTCGCCCCCGTCGAGGGCGGGACGGAGCTGACGTACGCCGCGACGTACGGCCTGCCGGAGAACGCGCTCACGAGGGTCGGCGCGCCCGTGATCCGCCGGTTCAACGAGCGACAG
- a CDS encoding bacterio-opsin activator domain-containing protein: MANARALLVHPEEGSDRIETALGAAGFEVTRTDTAASAVAKATTGEYDCVVSEYALAGDDGVALATAIEESDAGVPVVMFTATDEEGVPEAAFENGVDRFLQKNGSASIDRLVSDVSTVCSGVSASETRQDVSDHEPTASEVTRAVEDAPIGISISDPDLPDYPLVYVNDAWEEHTGYPVEEALGRNPRFLQGPGTDPETVDEIAEAIGNEEEVTVEIRNYRRDGTPFWNELTVAPVYDDDGDLAHYVGFQNDISDRKEAERLAEERAEKLATERRSLDRVLGRVNGLLSDISRILVENRDSGVISERVCEVIAGEPGYAGGWIGEVSSATGRLEIRAASGVSVEPGASYDVAETPAEVQEAIETEELHSGSIEHVADGPLEPKSAGGRRLLVVPLTYGDRQYGLLGIYGNGADVLARRERRVCESVGKMIANGLHSIETTEILTTDRVVELVVGIRDETAALSRIADAVGGEVVHLGTTRLEDDECELYFRADGEDPDLDELASLPLVESMRTVSETNDGVSFAVTVTDSPPLTQLAAHGGVVTEATATADEATLTIEAPPEHDVRSILDVFRDEYEGVELRSRVERESRDRTVAEFAAAVDERLTDRQRAALKTAELNGYFEWPRPVDGSEIAERMGITRQTFHQHLRAAERKLVEAYVDPRSDG; the protein is encoded by the coding sequence ATGGCGAATGCTCGGGCGCTCCTCGTCCACCCGGAGGAGGGGAGCGATCGAATCGAGACTGCGCTCGGCGCCGCGGGGTTCGAGGTGACGCGCACGGACACCGCCGCGTCCGCGGTCGCGAAGGCGACGACCGGCGAGTACGACTGCGTCGTCAGCGAGTACGCGCTGGCGGGCGACGACGGCGTGGCCCTCGCGACCGCGATCGAGGAGTCCGACGCCGGCGTGCCCGTCGTGATGTTCACGGCGACCGACGAGGAGGGCGTGCCGGAGGCCGCCTTCGAGAACGGCGTCGACAGGTTCCTCCAGAAGAACGGGTCGGCGTCGATCGACCGGCTCGTCTCCGACGTGTCGACCGTCTGCTCCGGCGTCTCCGCCTCGGAGACCCGCCAGGACGTGTCGGACCACGAACCGACCGCGTCGGAGGTGACGCGGGCCGTCGAGGACGCGCCGATCGGGATCAGCATCAGCGACCCGGACCTCCCGGACTACCCCCTCGTGTACGTCAACGACGCCTGGGAGGAACACACCGGCTACCCGGTCGAGGAGGCGCTCGGTCGCAACCCGCGGTTCCTCCAGGGGCCGGGGACGGACCCGGAGACCGTCGACGAGATCGCGGAGGCGATCGGCAACGAGGAGGAGGTGACCGTCGAGATCCGGAACTACCGGCGCGACGGCACCCCGTTCTGGAACGAGCTGACCGTCGCGCCCGTCTACGACGACGACGGCGACCTCGCCCACTACGTCGGCTTCCAGAACGACATCAGCGACCGGAAGGAGGCGGAGCGGCTCGCGGAGGAGCGCGCCGAGAAGCTGGCGACCGAGCGGCGCTCGCTCGACAGGGTGCTCGGCCGGGTGAACGGGCTCCTCAGCGACATCAGCCGCATCCTCGTCGAGAACCGCGACTCGGGGGTCATCTCCGAGCGCGTCTGCGAGGTCATCGCCGGCGAGCCGGGGTACGCCGGCGGCTGGATCGGCGAGGTCTCGTCGGCGACCGGCCGGCTGGAGATCCGCGCGGCGAGCGGCGTGTCCGTCGAGCCGGGCGCGTCGTACGACGTCGCCGAGACGCCGGCGGAGGTACAGGAGGCGATCGAGACCGAGGAGCTCCACAGCGGGTCGATAGAGCACGTCGCCGACGGGCCGCTCGAACCCAAGTCCGCGGGCGGCCGCCGGCTCCTCGTCGTGCCGCTCACGTACGGCGACCGGCAGTACGGCCTGCTGGGGATCTACGGCAACGGGGCGGACGTCTTAGCCCGGCGGGAGCGGCGGGTGTGCGAGTCGGTCGGGAAGATGATCGCGAACGGGCTCCACTCCATCGAGACGACGGAGATCCTCACCACCGACCGGGTGGTGGAGCTCGTAGTCGGGATCCGCGACGAGACCGCGGCGCTCTCGCGGATCGCGGACGCGGTCGGCGGGGAGGTGGTACACCTCGGGACGACGCGGCTCGAAGACGACGAGTGCGAGCTGTACTTCCGCGCCGACGGCGAGGACCCGGACCTCGACGAGCTCGCGTCGCTCCCGCTCGTCGAGTCGATGCGGACCGTCTCGGAGACGAACGACGGCGTCAGCTTCGCCGTCACCGTCACCGACTCGCCGCCGCTCACCCAGCTGGCGGCTCACGGCGGCGTCGTCACCGAGGCGACGGCCACGGCCGACGAGGCGACCCTCACGATCGAGGCGCCGCCCGAGCACGACGTGCGGTCGATCCTCGACGTGTTCCGCGACGAGTACGAGGGCGTCGAGCTCCGGTCGCGCGTCGAGCGCGAGAGCCGCGACCGCACCGTCGCCGAGTTCGCCGCCGCGGTCGACGAGCGCCTCACCGACCGGCAGCGCGCCGCGCTGAAGACCGCCGAGCTGAACGGCTACTTCGAGTGGCCGCGCCCGGTCGACGGCTCCGAGATCGCCGAGCGGATGGGGATCACCCGACAGACGTTCCACCAGCACCTCCGCGCGGCCGAGCGGAAGCTGGTCGAGGCGTACGTCGACCCCCGGTCGGACGGATGA